The window GGAGTTCGCCTGGACATCGATATTGCCCTTGCTGAAGGTCAGCTTGACGGAGTTTGAGCTTTCGGAGGTCAACAGTGACACACGACGCACGGTGTTGAGGAACTCTTCACGGTTAATCGTGACGCGTTCCTTGCGTTCTCCCGGGATGACCTGCTTGTAGTTCGGGTAATTGCCTTCGATGAGTTTGCTGACTATAATACTGTCGCCGATTTCGAAACTGATCTGGTTGCCGCTGAGGCGAACCACGGCGTCACCTTCGCTGCCTAACATACGACCGAGCTCACTTACCGCTTTGGAGGGCACGATGATGTCCGTCTCATGGCTGGCTGGAAACTCGAGTTCGTTTTCGACCATCGCCAGACGACGTCCGTCGGTAGCGACAAAGGTCATTTTCCCCTCTTTGAAGGAAACATAAATACCGTTGAGCACATAGCGGGTCTCATCGGTGGAGATGGCGTAAGAGGTTTTCTTGATGGCATCATGCAGGATTCCCTGGGCAATCTTGAACTCAGTCGCATCCTCGAACTTCGGTAGGGGCGGGAACTCCTCCTGACCTAACCCGATGATTTTGAAGAAACTCGGCCCGCACTGGATACTGGCGTGATTCTTGGAATCAACGGACACCTGCACCTCGCTGGCAGGAAGCTCACGGATAATACTGACGAGGCGCTTTACAGGAAGTGTCGTGGACCCCTCTTTGTCGATCGTCGCGTCAACACTCCCGCTTACCCCTACATCAAGGTCCGTGGTGGTGAGCTTGAGCTTGCCGTCCACTGCCTCGATGAGAACATTGGAAAGAATAGGCAACGTGGCCCGTGTGCTGACAACGTGCTGAACCTGTTGAAGGGCATCGAGAAACGCTTCCTTACTAATAGAAAATTTCATTTTAAGGTGATGGGTGACTTGAGTATTCGTAATCGAGGGATGTGTGTGGGTCGAGATGCGGTCCTAGCCACTCTCTACTGCCGTTGACTTTGTCGTTTTTTTGCATCAAGGCAAGCTCTCTTTAACGAATCTTGAGCATTTTTCAACCAACTAATCAAGATCCTGCGTGAAAAAGAGCCTGCACCACCACATATAGTAGGCGGCAAGAAGGAGCAACGACAACATCCCTGCTCTATCCCCCCTATTTACGCTGGAGCATGGTCATCAGGATATCCACCGAGTCGCGCACTTGCGGTTCACTCTCGATACGATGCTTCACCTTCCGGCAGGCGTAGATCACCGTTCCATGGTCACGTCCGCCAAAGGCGTCACCAATTTCCACCAGGGAGCAGGGTGTCATTTTCCGACTCAAATACATGGCGATCTGGCGAGGGAAGGCAATATTGGAAGGGCGACGCCGACTGGTCATATCGGCGAGCCTGAGATCAAAGTGATCGGATACAACCTTCTGGATGGAGTCGATGTTCACACGCTTCTGGCCCTCTTCACGGAGAATGTCCTTGAGCAGGAACTCGGAACGCTCGACGGTGATCTGCTCCGTTCCCAATGATGCGTATGTCGCAATTCTAACAAGACCACCTTCGAGCCTGCGGACATTGCTCTGGATACGCTCGGCGAGCATCATCAGGATGTCATCGCTGAGTTTGACATCCCAGTCCTCCATCTTGCGTTGAAGAATGGCAAGCCGGGTTTCAATCCCCGGAGGCTGGAGTTCAACGGTAAGACCGCTTTCAAAGCGGGAAATGAGGCGCGGCTCGATGTTTTTGATTTCCGAGGCAGGCCGGTCTGAGGTGATCACCACCTGGCTTTGGAGATCAAGCAACTCGTTGAAGGTATGGAAAAACTCCTCCTGTGAGCGTTCCTTCCCGGCGAGGAATTGTATGTCATCGATGAGCAGAATGTCGGCACGGCGATACTTGCGGCGGAACCGCTCAAGCGAGCCCTTGCGGACGGTATCAATAAACTCGTTGATGAATTTCTCACAGGTCAGGTAAACGACTCGGGCCGACGGGTTCTCCTTCATGAGACGCTGGCCGATTGCCTGCATCAGGTGGGTCTTACCCAGTCCTGAACCACCGTGGATGAAAAGCGGGTTGTAAATGGCTGTCTTTGCCTGGGCAACAGCCATGCAGGCCGCATGGGCAAATTCATTGTTCTGGCCCACCACAAACCGGTCGAAACTGAATTGCGGATTGAGCCCGGCTGCCCTCAGCTTTTTGCGGACCTGTTCGCGGTCCGTCTCGGCGGATGACCGGGACACTCCTATTTCACCAGCGAAGGATGTTTGTGAGCCGTCGCTTCCTGCTACGGATGCATACCCGGATGCGTCCTCTTGCCCGTCCCAGGAAACAGGCTCGTTCTCCGACTCCACTTCTGTATCAACAGGCTCCGGTACTTCACTGACAACAACACGCATTTTACGCGGCAACGGCGATACCTGGGAAAGGGCCGATTGCACTTCGGGTAAGTAGTTCGTTTCGATCCACACCTGGTGCATGTCACTGGCCACTGCTAGAACGGCCTCGGTTTCGTTGACCTCCGTGAGAAATGCCGACTGGAACCAACGACTAAATGCATCACCGCTAACCAGTTTTTTCAACGTCCCTGAAACCTTTTCCCAAAGTTTGTTAAGATCCTCCTGCTCCCCTCCGCCCTCTTGGCGGGCTATTGGGGTATCGTTCACAGGCTGGACATCGAGGGATGCATTGATATTGCTCATTGAAGTTATTGAAAATTGATGGGTTGAAAATCGTCTTATGACGCTGGGGCCCAGATGCCAACCAGCTGGGATCAAATCAAAGTCCCTACAGGCCACATGATCAAAACATTTTAGCAGCTGTGAATTATTTCCCCAAAAAAGCCCCTATTCCACAATGGTTCCACAACAAATTTTTTAAAAATCTTGACCCGAAATTTAGTAAGCAGTGGTAAAATATTGCTCCGTAAATCCCCCTCATCAAATCCCGCTCCGTGACGCAATGCCCGCTGGCCGGAAAACGGCGGAACCCTCATAGTTCCTAGCTCTCAGGCGATGTCACCTTGGCCAGCGCACCGCCTAACAACCCGCATACCAGGGTCAGGCTGGCGTTCACCGGGAAGAACCACTCGGAGGCTAATTTGGGTCGGGAGGCGACAATGGACTTGGCAACATCCTCTAGCTGAAGGGCTGTAAAAATTTGAGGCAACTCAGGTCGGAACCATGAAACCAGGATAACCGACATCGCGGTGCCTATCAGCAATCCCATCGTGTTCACCCGGACCGGTAAAATAGCCGCTAACAGTACCCCGAGCAGCGGGCCGTATGTGTAGGCCACCATACCGAAGGCCAGACCAATCAAATCGGTGTCTTTATTGTGCGTATAGGCAGCCAGTAAACCAAGACCTGCCAGTGTCAAAATCCCCCCCCAAACACAGACGGCGATGCGTGATAAACGAACCATCGCCACACCATCCCCCTCGGTCTCCATTTTCCTCCGTCCATAGATGACCGACAGGCTGGTCTGGCTAAGCGCGGCGAGGATGGAGTCGAGGCTTGAAATCGCGGCTGCAAATGCACCGGCGAGTATCAGCCCGCTGACCCCGACCGGCACCTCCATGGTGATCCAGGTCGGGAAGACATAATTGGGCTCCTTGGCAAATCCGGCCGCCAGCTCCGCGGATGGCACGTGCACCTGGTACCAGGCAAACAATCCCGCTCCCACCGCCAGCATCAGGATCGTGATCAGAAGTGACACGCTGCTCCAGCACATCGCCTTACGGGCGTCCTTGATATTTCCGCAACAAAACATGCGCTGGGTATTGAGCTGGTCGACGCCAAAGGCGGTGAAGTTCTGGAACGGCATGGCTATCAGCGCCACCCACATCGTGTATTTCAGTTTGGGATCGGCAAAGGGGGTTGTAAAATCAAGCCAGCGCAGCTTGTTGACGTTCTCGCCGTCGACCACGATCTGGTTCAAACTGGCGATCTGCTCCCAGCCCAGGTGTCCCACCAGCAGGGTCAGTGCGAGTAACCCGCCAAAGATAAACAGGCAGAACTGCATCACATCCGTCCATATCACCGTTTGCATTCCCCCCATAAACGTCCAGAGGACAGCGACAGCACCAATGACAACGATACACAAACTCGCATCCATGCCGGTGACCACCTGGAGGATGATCGCGGTGACCAGAACACGCACACTCTGGC of the Akkermansiaceae bacterium genome contains:
- the dnaA gene encoding chromosomal replication initiator protein DnaA, which gives rise to MSNINASLDVQPVNDTPIARQEGGGEQEDLNKLWEKVSGTLKKLVSGDAFSRWFQSAFLTEVNETEAVLAVASDMHQVWIETNYLPEVQSALSQVSPLPRKMRVVVSEVPEPVDTEVESENEPVSWDGQEDASGYASVAGSDGSQTSFAGEIGVSRSSAETDREQVRKKLRAAGLNPQFSFDRFVVGQNNEFAHAACMAVAQAKTAIYNPLFIHGGSGLGKTHLMQAIGQRLMKENPSARVVYLTCEKFINEFIDTVRKGSLERFRRKYRRADILLIDDIQFLAGKERSQEEFFHTFNELLDLQSQVVITSDRPASEIKNIEPRLISRFESGLTVELQPPGIETRLAILQRKMEDWDVKLSDDILMMLAERIQSNVRRLEGGLVRIATYASLGTEQITVERSEFLLKDILREEGQKRVNIDSIQKVVSDHFDLRLADMTSRRRPSNIAFPRQIAMYLSRKMTPCSLVEIGDAFGGRDHGTVIYACRKVKHRIESEPQVRDSVDILMTMLQRK
- the dnaN gene encoding DNA polymerase III subunit beta is translated as MKFSISKEAFLDALQQVQHVVSTRATLPILSNVLIEAVDGKLKLTTTDLDVGVSGSVDATIDKEGSTTLPVKRLVSIIRELPASEVQVSVDSKNHASIQCGPSFFKIIGLGQEEFPPLPKFEDATEFKIAQGILHDAIKKTSYAISTDETRYVLNGIYVSFKEGKMTFVATDGRRLAMVENELEFPASHETDIIVPSKAVSELGRMLGSEGDAVVRLSGNQISFEIGDSIIVSKLIEGNYPNYKQVIPGERKERVTINREEFLNTVRRVSLLTSESSNSVKLTFSKGNIDVQANSKDIGEAKEPVVADYDGDEFAIAFNPEFLMAPLKNLGEESVYLDLIDGMSPGVVRIDGSFLYVIMPMRVSS